The following proteins are co-located in the Pseudomonas sp. ATCC 13867 genome:
- a CDS encoding nitrate/nitrite transporter has protein sequence MNTSFWKAGHAPTLFAAFLYFDLSFMVWYVLGPLAVQIATDLQLTTQQRALMVATPILSGAILRFLMGLLADRWSPKAAGILGQVIVICALFGAWQLGIHNLEQAMILGVLLGMAGASFAVALPLASQWYPAQHQGKAMGIAGAGNSGTVLTALFAPAIAAAFGWQNVFGFALIPLLATLVVFALLARNAPERPAPKSVGDYLKALGDRDSWWFMFFYSVTFGGFLGLASTLPGYFHDQYGLDPVKAGYYTAACVFAGSLMRPLGGALADRIGGIRSLLVMYTVASICIAAVGFHLPSAVAALSLFVVAMLSLGAGNGAVFQLVPQRFRQTIGVMTGLIGMAGGIGGFCLTAGLGAIKQATGDYQIGLWLFASLGVLAWFGLHAVKARWRTTWGSAAVTAARV, from the coding sequence ATGAACACGAGTTTCTGGAAAGCCGGCCATGCGCCGACCCTGTTTGCCGCCTTCCTGTATTTCGACCTGAGCTTCATGGTCTGGTACGTCCTCGGCCCGCTGGCGGTGCAGATCGCCACCGACCTGCAACTGACCACCCAGCAGCGCGCGCTGATGGTGGCCACGCCGATCCTCTCCGGCGCCATCCTGCGCTTCCTCATGGGCCTGCTGGCCGATCGCTGGTCGCCCAAGGCCGCCGGCATCCTTGGCCAGGTGATCGTCATCTGCGCACTGTTCGGTGCCTGGCAGCTGGGTATCCACAACCTCGAACAGGCAATGATCCTCGGCGTGCTGCTGGGCATGGCTGGCGCCTCCTTCGCCGTGGCGTTGCCGCTGGCCTCGCAGTGGTACCCGGCGCAGCACCAGGGCAAGGCGATGGGCATTGCCGGCGCGGGTAACTCCGGCACCGTGCTCACCGCGCTGTTCGCTCCGGCCATCGCCGCCGCCTTCGGCTGGCAGAACGTCTTCGGCTTCGCGCTGATCCCGCTGCTGGCGACCCTGGTGGTGTTCGCCCTGCTCGCCCGCAACGCCCCGGAGCGTCCTGCGCCAAAATCCGTGGGCGACTACCTGAAGGCCCTGGGCGACCGCGACAGCTGGTGGTTCATGTTCTTCTACAGCGTGACCTTCGGCGGCTTCCTCGGCCTTGCCAGCACCCTGCCCGGCTACTTCCACGACCAGTACGGCCTGGACCCGGTGAAAGCCGGCTACTACACCGCCGCCTGCGTCTTCGCCGGCAGCCTGATGCGCCCGCTGGGCGGTGCCCTGGCCGACCGCATCGGCGGCATCCGCAGCCTGCTGGTGATGTACACCGTCGCCTCGATCTGCATCGCCGCCGTGGGCTTCCACCTGCCCAGCGCGGTGGCGGCGCTGAGCCTGTTCGTGGTGGCGATGCTCAGCCTCGGTGCGGGTAACGGCGCGGTATTCCAGTTGGTGCCGCAGCGCTTCCGCCAGACCATCGGCGTGATGACCGGCCTGATCGGCATGGCCGGCGGCATCGGCGGCTTCTGCCTGACGGCGGGCCTGGGTGCGATCAAGCAGGCCACCGGCGACTATCAGATCGGCCTCTGGCTGTTCGCCAGCCTCGGCGTGCTCGCCTGGTTCGGCCTGCACGCGGTGAAAGCGCGCTGGCGCACCACCTGGGGCAGCGCAGCCGTTACCGCGGCGCGGGTGTAA
- a CDS encoding thioesterase family protein: MARLKLEFPEELFLYTTKLTVRVTDINGAKHLGNDSMISMISEARARFLFDYGIRETGIIVTDLATTYRAEAHARDQLLFEVGVMDFNKYGGDIIFRITRPADGTLVAMAKSGFVFFDYQAGKVVPIPEAFRDTFPNVNWIA; the protein is encoded by the coding sequence ATGGCCCGCCTGAAACTGGAATTTCCCGAAGAACTCTTCCTCTACACCACCAAGCTCACCGTGCGCGTCACCGACATCAACGGTGCCAAACACCTGGGCAACGACTCGATGATCTCGATGATTTCCGAGGCCCGCGCGCGCTTCCTGTTCGACTACGGCATTCGTGAGACCGGCATCATCGTCACCGACCTGGCCACCACCTACCGCGCCGAGGCCCACGCCCGCGACCAGTTGCTGTTCGAGGTCGGCGTGATGGACTTCAACAAGTACGGTGGCGACATCATCTTCCGCATCACCCGTCCGGCGGACGGCACCCTGGTGGCGATGGCCAAGTCCGGCTTCGTGTTCTTCGACTACCAGGCTGGCAAGGTCGTGCCGATCCCTGAGGCGTTCCGCGATACCTTCCCCAATGTCAACTGGATCGCCTGA
- a CDS encoding polysaccharide lyase family 7 protein, translated as MIDLSTWNLTIPSDPRPTEITTQQLQNGYQSRYFKRDGDSVVFWVPVNGSHTEDSTFPRTELRETKRDGSLYNWYYSGGDNELRATLSVGRVPSQNKIIIGQIHSKSPTSGDGEPLVKLQYHYHPDTQTGSIEALVRNHPDDSASKNIPLLKDVRLNERITYSLRVTSTGQLGLRAESSDGEKQYYRQALSSTWSKQLLYFKAGAYISDNKGPDDEGGRVTFYHINLAH; from the coding sequence ATGATCGACCTTTCCACCTGGAACCTGACCATTCCCAGCGATCCCCGTCCCACCGAGATCACCACCCAGCAACTGCAGAATGGCTACCAGAGCCGCTACTTCAAGCGCGACGGCGACAGCGTCGTGTTCTGGGTACCGGTCAACGGTTCGCACACCGAAGACAGTACCTTCCCACGTACCGAGCTGCGCGAGACCAAGCGCGACGGCAGCCTCTACAACTGGTACTACAGCGGCGGCGACAACGAGCTGCGCGCCACCCTGAGCGTCGGTCGCGTACCCTCGCAGAACAAGATCATCATCGGCCAGATCCACAGCAAATCGCCCACCAGCGGCGACGGCGAGCCGCTGGTGAAGCTGCAGTACCACTACCACCCCGACACCCAGACCGGCAGCATCGAGGCGCTGGTGCGCAACCATCCGGACGACAGCGCCAGCAAGAACATCCCGCTGCTCAAGGATGTGCGCCTGAACGAGCGCATCACCTACAGCCTGCGGGTCACCTCCACCGGCCAACTGGGCCTGCGCGCCGAAAGCAGCGATGGCGAGAAGCAGTACTACCGACAGGCCCTGAGTTCGACCTGGAGCAAGCAACTGCTCTACTTCAAGGCCGGTGCCTACATCAGCGACAACAAGGGCCCCGACGACGAAGGTGGCCGCGTGACCTTCTACCACATCAACCTGGCGCACTGA
- a CDS encoding ANTAR domain-containing response regulator codes for MLRVLLINDTPKKVGRLKAALLESGFDVVDESGLTVDLAQRVEALCPDVILIDTESPGRDVLEQVVLVSRDQPRPIVMFTDEHDPQVMRQAIRSGVSAYIVEGIQAQRLQPILDVAMARFESDQALRAQLQAREQQLAERKRIELAKGLLMKMKGCAEEEAYTLMRRQAMGRQQKLVQVAEQIISMHEMLGH; via the coding sequence ATGCTGCGCGTCCTGCTGATCAACGACACCCCGAAGAAGGTCGGGCGCCTCAAGGCCGCACTGCTGGAATCCGGCTTCGACGTGGTCGACGAATCCGGCCTCACCGTGGACCTGGCACAGCGCGTGGAAGCCCTGTGCCCGGACGTGATCCTCATCGACACCGAATCTCCCGGCCGCGACGTGCTGGAACAGGTAGTGCTGGTCAGCCGCGACCAGCCGCGCCCCATCGTCATGTTCACCGACGAGCACGACCCGCAGGTGATGCGCCAGGCCATCCGTTCCGGGGTCAGCGCCTATATCGTCGAAGGCATCCAGGCGCAGCGCCTGCAACCGATCCTCGACGTCGCGATGGCCCGCTTCGAGAGCGACCAGGCGCTGCGTGCGCAGTTGCAAGCCCGCGAGCAGCAACTGGCCGAACGCAAGCGCATCGAACTGGCCAAGGGGCTGCTGATGAAGATGAAGGGCTGCGCCGAGGAAGAGGCCTACACCCTGATGCGCCGGCAGGCGATGGGGCGCCAGCAGAAGCTGGTGCAGGTAGCCGAGCAGATCATCTCAATGCACGAAATGCTCGGGCACTGA
- a CDS encoding CmpA/NrtA family ABC transporter substrate-binding protein: protein MIDSTRSRTDSLAWVAGSDAPEKSVLNLGFMALTDAASLVVAATQGFAQPYGLTLNLQRQSSWAGLRDRLLSGELDAAQGLYGLIYGMQLGLGGTPAIDMAVLMGLCQNGQSINLSAPLMRDGVTCAEALRQHARHNGAPLTLAHTFPTGTHALWLYYWLAAHGIHPLRDVRSLVVPPAQMVEHLKAGRIDGFCAGGPWGALAVDEGLGFTLATSQQIWPDHPEKVLGTTRAFVEQYPNTARALVMSILDASRFIEASEDNLRSVARLISGHDYVDAPLSSIEPRLLGRYQDGLGHAWQDAHPLRFHDAGRTNFPWLSDGLWFMTQFRRWGLLREDVDYPGIARQVQQLDLYREAAEAVGVTVPDTGMRRSTLIDGRTWDGSDPAGYARGFELNALTERG from the coding sequence ATGATCGACAGCACACGCAGCCGTACGGACAGCCTGGCCTGGGTCGCCGGCTCCGATGCGCCGGAAAAGAGCGTACTCAACCTGGGCTTCATGGCCCTCACCGACGCCGCGTCCCTGGTGGTCGCCGCCACCCAAGGCTTCGCCCAGCCCTACGGCCTGACCCTCAACCTGCAACGGCAGAGTTCCTGGGCCGGCCTGCGCGACCGCCTGCTCAGCGGCGAACTGGACGCGGCGCAGGGGCTCTACGGCCTGATCTACGGCATGCAACTCGGCCTGGGTGGCACCCCCGCCATCGACATGGCAGTGCTCATGGGGCTGTGCCAGAACGGCCAATCGATCAATCTTTCCGCACCGCTGATGCGCGACGGCGTGACCTGCGCTGAAGCACTGCGCCAGCACGCGCGCCACAACGGTGCACCGCTGACCCTGGCGCACACCTTCCCCACCGGCACCCACGCCCTTTGGCTGTATTACTGGCTGGCCGCCCACGGCATCCACCCGCTGCGCGATGTGCGCTCGCTGGTGGTGCCACCGGCGCAGATGGTGGAGCACCTGAAAGCCGGGCGCATCGACGGCTTCTGCGCCGGCGGCCCCTGGGGCGCGCTGGCGGTGGACGAAGGCCTGGGCTTCACCCTGGCGACCAGCCAGCAGATCTGGCCGGACCACCCGGAAAAAGTCCTGGGCACCACCCGCGCCTTCGTCGAGCAATACCCCAATACGGCTCGCGCCCTGGTGATGAGCATTCTCGACGCCAGTCGCTTCATCGAGGCCAGCGAGGACAACCTGCGCAGCGTGGCGCGACTGATCAGCGGCCACGACTACGTCGACGCGCCGCTCTCCAGCATCGAGCCACGCCTGCTCGGCCGCTACCAGGATGGCCTCGGCCACGCCTGGCAGGACGCCCATCCGCTGCGCTTCCACGACGCAGGCCGAACGAATTTCCCCTGGCTGTCCGACGGCCTGTGGTTCATGACCCAGTTCCGCCGCTGGGGGCTGCTGCGCGAAGACGTCGACTATCCAGGCATCGCCCGCCAGGTCCAGCAACTCGACCTGTACCGCGAAGCCGCCGAAGCCGTTGGCGTAACAGTGCCGGATACCGGCATGCGCCGCTCGACGCTGATCGACGGACGCACCTGGGACGGCAGCGATCCCGCCGGCTATGCCCGCGGTTTCGAACTCAATGCCCTGACGGAGCGAGGTTGA
- the acnB gene encoding bifunctional aconitate hydratase 2/2-methylisocitrate dehydratase, with product MLEAYRKHVEERAAQGVVPQPLNAEQTAGLVELLKNPPAGEEEFLLDLITNRVPPGVDEAAYVKAGFLSAVAKGETTSPLLTKTRAVELLGTMQGGYNISTMVELLDSAELAEVAAAQLKHTLLMFDAFHDVAERAKKGNAAAKAVLQSWADGEWFKARPAIAEKLTLTVFKVPGETNTDDLSPAPDAWSRPDIPLHALAMLKMARDGIEPAQPGVVGPLKQIEAVKAKGFPVAYVGDVVGTGSSRKSATNSVLWFFGDDIPYVPNKRAGGFCFGTKIAPIFYNTMEDAGALPIEFDCTNLAMGDVIDVYPYEGKVVRHDSGEVVTTFELKTPVLLDEVRAGGRIPLIVGRGLTEKARAELGLAPSDLFKKPEAPTDSGKGFTLAQKMVGRACGLAEGQGVRPGTYCEPKMTTVGSQDTTGPMTRDELKDLACLGFSADLVMQSFCHTAAYPKPIDVKTHHTLPDFMMTRGGVSLRPGDGIIHSWLNRMLLPDTVGTGGDSHTRFPIGISFPAGSGLVAFAAATGVMPLDMPESVLVRFKGKLQPGITLRDLVHAIPYYAIQAGLLTVEKKGKKNIFSGRILEIEGLNDLTVEQAFELSDASAERSAAGCTIKLPEEAIAEYLKSNITLLRWMIGEGYGDARTLERRAQAMEAWLANPQLLAADQDAEYAAVIEIDLADVKEPVLCAPNDPDDARLLSSVEGRKIDEVFIGSCMTNIGHFRAAGKLLDKVKGGIPTRLWLAPPTKMDAHQLTEEGYYGIYGKAGARMEMPGCSLCMGNQARVQTGSTVVSTSTRNFPNRLGDATDVFLASAELAAVASIIGKLPTVEEYMAYAKDIDSMSADIYRYLSFDQIAEFREAAANAKIPAVQV from the coding sequence GTGCTTGAAGCCTATCGCAAACACGTAGAAGAGCGTGCCGCCCAGGGCGTCGTGCCCCAGCCGCTGAACGCCGAACAGACCGCAGGTCTGGTCGAACTCCTGAAGAACCCGCCGGCCGGCGAAGAAGAATTTCTCCTCGACCTGATCACCAACCGCGTACCGCCGGGCGTGGATGAAGCCGCCTACGTCAAGGCTGGCTTCCTGTCCGCCGTTGCCAAGGGCGAGACCACCTCCCCGCTGCTGACCAAGACCCGTGCCGTCGAGCTGCTGGGCACCATGCAGGGCGGCTACAACATCTCCACGATGGTCGAGCTGCTGGACAGCGCCGAGCTGGCCGAAGTCGCCGCCGCGCAACTGAAGCACACCCTGCTGATGTTCGACGCCTTCCACGACGTCGCCGAGCGCGCCAAGAAAGGCAACGCCGCCGCCAAGGCCGTGCTGCAGTCCTGGGCCGATGGCGAGTGGTTCAAGGCCCGTCCGGCCATCGCCGAGAAGCTGACCCTGACCGTGTTCAAGGTCCCCGGCGAAACCAACACCGACGACCTGTCCCCCGCTCCGGACGCCTGGTCGCGCCCTGACATCCCGCTGCACGCCCTGGCCATGCTGAAGATGGCCCGTGACGGCATCGAGCCGGCCCAGCCGGGTGTCGTCGGTCCGCTGAAGCAGATCGAAGCGGTCAAGGCCAAGGGCTTCCCGGTCGCCTACGTCGGTGACGTGGTCGGCACCGGTTCGTCCCGTAAATCCGCCACCAACTCGGTGCTGTGGTTCTTCGGCGACGACATCCCCTACGTTCCGAACAAGCGCGCTGGCGGCTTCTGCTTCGGCACCAAGATCGCCCCGATCTTCTACAACACCATGGAAGATGCCGGTGCCCTGCCGATCGAATTCGACTGCACCAACCTGGCCATGGGCGACGTCATCGACGTGTACCCGTACGAAGGCAAGGTCGTGCGTCATGACAGCGGCGAAGTGGTCACCACCTTCGAGCTGAAGACCCCGGTTCTGCTGGACGAAGTCCGCGCCGGCGGCCGTATCCCGCTGATCGTTGGCCGCGGCCTGACCGAGAAGGCCCGCGCCGAGCTGGGCTTGGCTCCATCCGACCTGTTCAAGAAGCCGGAAGCACCGACCGACAGCGGCAAGGGCTTCACCCTCGCGCAGAAGATGGTTGGCCGCGCCTGCGGTCTGGCCGAAGGCCAGGGCGTACGTCCGGGCACCTACTGCGAACCGAAGATGACCACCGTCGGTTCCCAGGACACCACCGGCCCGATGACCCGCGACGAGCTGAAAGACCTGGCTTGCCTGGGCTTCTCCGCCGACCTGGTGATGCAGTCCTTCTGCCACACCGCTGCTTATCCGAAGCCGATCGACGTCAAGACCCACCACACCCTGCCGGACTTCATGATGACCCGCGGCGGTGTCTCCCTGCGTCCGGGCGACGGCATCATCCACAGTTGGCTGAACCGCATGCTGCTGCCCGACACCGTCGGCACCGGCGGCGACTCGCACACCCGCTTCCCGATCGGCATCAGCTTCCCGGCCGGCTCCGGCCTGGTGGCCTTCGCCGCAGCCACCGGCGTCATGCCGCTGGACATGCCCGAATCGGTTCTGGTGCGCTTCAAGGGCAAGCTGCAACCGGGCATCACCCTGCGTGACCTGGTCCATGCGATCCCCTACTACGCCATCCAGGCTGGCCTGCTGACCGTCGAGAAGAAAGGCAAGAAGAACATCTTCTCCGGCCGCATCCTCGAGATCGAAGGTCTGAACGACCTGACCGTCGAGCAAGCCTTCGAGCTGTCCGACGCCTCCGCCGAGCGTTCGGCTGCCGGTTGCACCATCAAGCTGCCGGAAGAGGCCATCGCCGAGTACCTGAAGTCCAACATCACCCTGCTGCGCTGGATGATCGGCGAAGGCTATGGCGACGCCCGCACCCTGGAGCGCCGCGCGCAAGCGATGGAAGCCTGGCTGGCCAACCCGCAACTGCTGGCTGCCGACCAGGACGCCGAGTACGCCGCGGTCATCGAGATCGACCTGGCCGACGTCAAGGAGCCGGTACTCTGCGCTCCGAACGACCCGGACGACGCCCGTCTGCTGTCCAGCGTCGAAGGCCGCAAGATCGATGAAGTCTTCATCGGTTCCTGCATGACCAACATCGGTCACTTCCGCGCTGCCGGCAAGCTGCTGGACAAGGTCAAGGGTGGCATTCCGACCCGTCTGTGGCTGGCTCCGCCGACCAAGATGGACGCCCACCAGCTGACCGAGGAAGGCTACTACGGCATCTACGGCAAGGCTGGCGCGCGCATGGAAATGCCGGGCTGCTCGCTGTGCATGGGTAACCAGGCTCGCGTACAGACCGGTTCGACCGTGGTCTCCACTTCGACCCGTAACTTCCCGAACCGTCTGGGCGACGCCACCGACGTGTTCCTGGCATCCGCCGAGCTGGCCGCTGTCGCTTCGATCATCGGCAAGCTGCCGACCGTCGAGGAGTACATGGCCTATGCGAAGGACATCGACAGCATGTCTGCCGATATCTACCGCTACCTGAGCTTCGACCAGATCGCCGAGTTCCGCGAAGCCGCAGCCAACGCGAAGATCCCGGCCGTCCAGGTCTGA
- a CDS encoding DUF1289 domain-containing protein, with the protein MSSQRIKTPCVGLCSTVYGDLVCRGCKRFHHEVVSWNRYGDEEKRAVLSRLEVLLAQVMMAKLEVFDAPLLRSQLEQRQIRFVPEQSPYCWAYQLIARGSRMINQVEAYGLALLPEFRGWPLPELRDAIDKEFFILSEAHYERYIAPGFLAEGMESRV; encoded by the coding sequence ATGTCTTCGCAACGCATCAAAACCCCCTGTGTCGGGCTCTGCTCGACGGTCTATGGCGACCTGGTCTGCCGTGGCTGCAAGCGTTTCCACCACGAAGTGGTGAGCTGGAACCGCTACGGCGACGAGGAGAAACGGGCGGTCCTGAGCCGTCTGGAAGTCCTGCTGGCGCAGGTGATGATGGCCAAGCTGGAAGTGTTCGACGCGCCTTTGCTGCGCAGCCAGCTGGAGCAGCGGCAGATCCGCTTCGTGCCCGAGCAGTCGCCCTATTGCTGGGCATACCAACTGATCGCCCGCGGCTCGCGGATGATCAACCAGGTGGAGGCCTATGGCCTGGCGCTGCTGCCGGAGTTTCGTGGTTGGCCACTGCCGGAACTGCGCGATGCCATCGACAAGGAGTTCTTCATCCTCTCCGAGGCGCACTACGAGCGTTACATCGCGCCGGGTTTCCTGGCCGAGGGTATGGAGTCGCGCGTCTGA